The Rutidosis leptorrhynchoides isolate AG116_Rl617_1_P2 unplaced genomic scaffold, CSIRO_AGI_Rlap_v1 contig383, whole genome shotgun sequence genome includes a region encoding these proteins:
- the LOC139883324 gene encoding zinc finger BED domain-containing protein DAYSLEEPER — MDTAEQNDNEVHGNEIVPHDSQDYENEENNEEMETMDIIAAPETQPNKRRKKKSVVWEHFTIENVNADCRRAICKQCKQSFAYSQGSKVAGTSHLKRHIAKGTCPALLRNQDGTLVNFSPFTPKTGNSAGSEAPKRRYRTPSSAFVSFDQDRCRHEIARMVIMHDYPLHMVEHPGFVSFVQNLQPRYGMVSFNTVQGDCVATYLREKQNVMKSVEGIPGRVSLALDMWTSSQTFGYVFVTGHFIDSEWKLKKRLLNVVMEPFPESDSAFSHAVAVCLSDWNLEGKLFSVTFNQALSEAALENLRPLLSAKNPQILNGELLTGKCIAHTFSAIAKDIFTAGHEVIKKVRDNVKYVKTSEAHEEKFLELKEQLQVPSEKTLFIDDQTQWNTTYQMLLAACELKEVFSCLDTSDPDYKETLSAMDWKQAETISAFLKLIFDSASILLTATSPTAITFFHEVWKIHSDVTKAMASEDPYVSGIAKIMQEQVNKYWKDCSLILALAVIVDPRFKMKLVEFSFSKIYGEEAPAYIKLVDDGIHELFHEYTALPLPLTPTYADEGGSNSKMEDSHGSLLSDNGLADFDMYIMETTSQQHKSELDQYLDESLLPRVQDFDVIGWWKMNKTKYPTLSKMARDILSVPVCTVAVDSIFSTKNKELDHYRSSLRPETVEALICAKDWLQQHGGGSASSTPDVSSALVKVEF; from the coding sequence ATGGACACAGCTGAACAGAACGACAATGAAGTGCACGGCAACGAAATTGTCCCGCATGATTCGCAGGACTATGAAAATGAAGAGAACAACGAGGAAATGGAAACCATGGACATCATTGCAGCTCCAGAGACACAGCCCAATAAGAGAAGGAAGAAGAAGTCTGTAGTCTGGGAGCACTTCACAATAGAAAATGTCAATGCTGACTGTAGAAGGGCTATTTGTAAGCAATGCAAGCAAAGTTTCGCTTATAGCCAAGGTTCGAAAGTAGCTGGTACCAGCCACCTGAAACGTCACATTGCTAAAGGGACCTGCCCGGCACTTCTTCGCAACCAGGATGGCACTCTGGTAAATTTCAGCCCATTTACTCCGAAAACTGGAAACTCCGCTGGATCCGAGGCACCGAAACGGCGATACAGAACCCCTTCCTCAGCCTTTGTGTCTTTTGACCAGGACCGTTGCCGACATGAAATTGCTAGGATGGTTATCATGCATGACTACCCACTTCATATGGTGGAACATCCTGGTTTTGTGTCTTTTGTGCAAAATCTCCAGCCAAGGTATGGGATGGTGAGCTTCAACACTGTCCAGGGAGATTGTGTTGCGACTTATCTTCGCGAAAAGCAGAATGTCATGAAATCCGTCGAGGGAATACCTGGGCGTGTGTCTCTTGCTCTCGACATGTGGACTTCGAGCCAGACTTTTGGATATGTGTTTGTAACAGGACACTTCATTGATAGTGAATGGAAATTGAAGAAGCGTCTTCTTAACGTAGTCATGGAACCATTTCCCGAGTCCGATTCTGCATTCAGTCATGCTGTTGCTGTGTGCCTCTCCGATTGGAATTTGGAAGGGAAGCTGTTTTCGGTTACTTTCAACCAGGCTCTAAGTGAAGCTGCCTTGGAGAATCTCAGGCCCCTTCTTTCTGCGAAGAATCCTCAAATTCTTAATGGTGAGCTGTTAACTGGAAAATGCATTGCTCACACTTTTAGTGCGATTGCGAAAGATATCTTTACTGCTGGGCACGAAGTTATCAAGAAAGTCCGTGACAATGTCAAGTATGTGAAAACGTCAGAAGCTCACGAGGAGAAGTTTCTTGAGCTCAAGGAACAACTTCAAGTCCCGAGTGAGAAAACCCTATTTATTGATGACCAAACACAGTGGAACACCACTTATCAAATGTTGCTAGCTGCTTGTGAGTTGAAGGAAGTGTTTTCGTGCTTGGATACCTCCGATCCCGATTACAAGGAGACTCTATCGGCGATGGATTGGAAACAAGCTGAGACAATCTCTGCCTTCTTAAAACTGATTTTTGATTCTGCCAGTATCCTTCTGACTGCAACAAGTCCCACTGCAATTACCTTCTTTCACGAGGTGTGGAAGATTCACTCTGACGTGACCAAGGCGATGGCCAGTGAGGATCCCTACGTCAGCGGCATTGCGAAAATCATGCAGGAACAAGTTAACAAGTACTGGAAAGATTGTAGCCTCATTTTGGCTCTTGCTGTAATCGTGGACCCTAGGTTTAAGATGAAGCTTGTCGAGTTCAGCTTCTCAAAGATTTACGGAGAAGAGGCTCCTGCCTATATCAAACTTGTTGATGACGGAATCCATGAGCTCTTTCACGAGTACACGGCACTTCCCTTGCCTCTCACGCCAACTTATGCAGATGAAGGAGGAAGCAATTCGAAGATGGAGGATTCCCATGGCTCTCTTTTGTCTGACAACGGTTTAGCAGATTTCGATATGTACATAATGGAGACAACAAGCCAGCAGCACAAGTCAGAATTGGATCAGTATCTTGACGAATCTCTGTTGCCTCGTGTTCAAGATTTTGACGTGATCGGGTGGTGGAAGATGAACAAGACGAAATACCCTACTCTCTCCAAGATGGCACGTGACATCCTCTCTGTTCCTGTCTGTACGGTGGCTGTTGACTCGATATTCAGCACGAAAAACAAGGAGCTCGATCATTATCGGAGCTCGTTGAGGCCGGAAACTGTTGAAGCGCTGATTTGTGCGAAGGATTGGCTCCAGCAGCACGGTGGAGGTTCGGCGTCGTCAACCCCTGACGTTTCAAGTGCTCTTGTGAAAGTGGAGTTTTAG